The Thermodesulfobacteriota bacterium sequence TCTCCAGAACCGCGACCTCCTCTTTCCTTTCGAACCCATCGTCTGTGCCGATGATCAACCGCAGGAGGTTCGGGTGGGGGAGGTCCGCCTTGCCCGCCCCGTATCCGATCCGCTCCACATTCATCAGGGGCATCCTTCCGAATTCGGACCCAAAGGAGGTCAGAAGCGCGGCCCCGGTGGGGGTGAGGAGCTCTGCCTCGACCCCTGAAGAGTAGATCGGCTTTCCCTCCATCAGCCGGAGGGCTGCTGGTGCGGGCACCGGAAGCAGACCATGTTCGCACTTCACAAAGCCCGTCCCCACATTGACCTTCGACACGTAAACCTTATCGATCCTCATGTTCCGGATCCCCCAAACCGCCCCCACGATATCGACCACCGAGTCAAGCCCACCGATCTCGTGGAAATGGACCTCCTCCATGGGCACCCCATGGATCTTGGCTTCCACCGAAGCAATCTTCCGAAAGACCTCTTTGCTCTCCTCTTTCACCTCAGGTTCCAGACGACTCCGATCGATGATCCGAAAGATCTCCTTCAGGCTCCGGGAATGTCGTCTCTCTTCCTTTCCCACCACAAAAACTTGGGTGGCGGAGATCCCTCCTTTTACGACGCGACGCGCATTGAGGGAGATATTTCTGAGCCCCAGTTTTTTCAACTCATCTCTCAACGCCTTCCGGTTTAAGCCAGCGTCGATCAGAGCCCCGAGGATCATGTCGCCACTTGCCCCTGAGAAACAGTCGAAAAAGGCAATTCTCATCTCCCCCTCCCCTCGATCAATAAGGATCAGGCTTATTATGGGGGACGGATGATTCAAAATCAAACCGATTTTCAACGGGGTATTGACAATCGGAGGGGATAAGGTAAAATTGGGGAGGTTTGGCGGTGTAGCTCAGCTGGTCAGAGCATGCGGCTCATATCCGCAGAGTCCGGGGTTCGAATCCCTGCACCGCCACCATCGATTCCCACCGGAAGCATTACCCATAATCGCCCACCTATCGCTTGGAGACTTCGGCACTCTTCGTAAGCGGAATTTAAACTTATTAAGTTGCACAATCCAACCCCTGAGGCCATTGCTAACAATATTTGTCAAGCTTTGCCTTTTTGTCATCCAGCCCAATCCTTCCATAAATTAAGAATTCAATCCCTTCAAGGAGTTAGAAAGAGGTTTCCCTAACTCGCCCCCGGGCATGACCTTTGCAGATTCCTAATGAGGCATTCAAGATGTCCCGAAGAAAAAATCACCCCCAAGAAGAGCATGAAAATCACGAGAGGTGGTTGGTCTCCTATGCGGACTTCATCACCCTCCTCTTTGCCTTCTTCGTCACAATGTATGCCTGCTCCCGCGCGGACGGACAGAAGATGGGGTCGGCCATCGATTCCTTCCAAAAG is a genomic window containing:
- the larC gene encoding nickel pincer cofactor biosynthesis protein LarC is translated as MRIAFFDCFSGASGDMILGALIDAGLNRKALRDELKKLGLRNISLNARRVVKGGISATQVFVVGKEERRHSRSLKEIFRIIDRSRLEPEVKEESKEVFRKIASVEAKIHGVPMEEVHFHEIGGLDSVVDIVGAVWGIRNMRIDKVYVSKVNVGTGFVKCEHGLLPVPAPAALRLMEGKPIYSSGVEAELLTPTGAALLTSFGSEFGRMPLMNVERIGYGAGKADLPHPNLLRLIIGTDDGFERKEEVAVLETNIDDMNPQLYDYVMERLFEMGALEVFLTPVQMKKNRPAVLLTVICPPEARSFLVDFLIRETSTIGLRWRIEERSCAQREILTIPTKYGKVRYKLARWKGQEVNLSPEYEDCKRIALARKVSIKEVFEEARRAGEALKKPLPHRF